A portion of the candidate division TA06 bacterium genome contains these proteins:
- a CDS encoding 4Fe-4S dicluster domain-containing protein: MPEKTVYSLAKAQVPELIAKLLKSRNEVWAPVKGEGGDTFLAQIDSAKQIAPEYVNGFLGAKRYVFPQLEELFRFKKGKNGTTLETEFDQPRAVIWGIRPCDMSAVNYFDSFFGQGAKSGPGWKSGDPLPDPLYEKRRERAVFITLACNQAGPKCFCVCTDSGPFLSKGFDIQLTDLGTYYLVEVGSPKGGEFVKEFKTLFGTGNENDMKLRRKLETEAEKTFQQPVSFFAKAMRKLDGGKVDQKFWEKVAGYCIGCGGCIYVCPMCSCFDVDDKMESDTEGLRYRAWDTCDFAGFTREVSGHNPRASRADRRKRWFYHKLSMDYLEKNPVIGCVGCGRCVVTCPGEVDMATVVRWMRKVE, encoded by the coding sequence ATGCCGGAAAAGACGGTTTATTCGCTGGCCAAGGCCCAGGTGCCGGAGCTGATCGCCAAACTGCTGAAATCCCGGAACGAGGTATGGGCTCCGGTAAAGGGTGAGGGCGGCGACACCTTTTTGGCGCAGATCGACTCGGCCAAGCAGATAGCCCCCGAATACGTCAACGGATTCCTGGGGGCCAAGCGCTATGTGTTTCCGCAGCTGGAGGAGCTGTTCCGTTTCAAGAAGGGCAAGAACGGCACCACTCTGGAAACGGAATTCGACCAACCCCGGGCGGTGATCTGGGGCATCCGGCCCTGCGACATGTCGGCGGTCAACTATTTCGACAGTTTCTTCGGGCAGGGCGCCAAGTCCGGCCCCGGCTGGAAATCGGGCGATCCATTACCTGATCCGTTATACGAAAAGCGGCGGGAGCGGGCGGTGTTCATCACCCTGGCCTGCAACCAGGCCGGGCCCAAGTGTTTCTGCGTCTGCACCGATTCTGGGCCGTTCCTCTCCAAGGGTTTTGACATCCAGCTGACCGACCTGGGAACATATTATCTGGTTGAGGTGGGGAGCCCCAAGGGAGGGGAGTTCGTCAAGGAATTCAAGACCCTGTTCGGGACCGGGAACGAGAACGATATGAAGCTCCGCCGGAAGCTGGAAACGGAGGCCGAGAAGACCTTCCAGCAGCCGGTCAGTTTCTTCGCCAAGGCCATGCGCAAGCTGGACGGCGGCAAGGTGGACCAGAAGTTCTGGGAGAAGGTGGCCGGGTACTGCATCGGCTGCGGCGGATGCATCTATGTCTGCCCCATGTGCAGCTGCTTTGACGTGGACGACAAGATGGAATCCGACACCGAGGGCCTGCGCTACCGGGCCTGGGACACCTGCGACTTTGCCGGGTTCACCCGCGAGGTCTCGGGACACAACCCCCGGGCCTCCAGGGCCGACCGCCGGAAGCGTTGGTTCTACCACAAGCTGTCCATGGACTATCTGGAAAAGAACCCGGTGATCGGCTGCGTGGGCTGCGGACGCTGCGTGGTCACCTGCCCCGGCGAGGTGGACATGGCCACCGTGGTGAGGTGGATGAGGAAGGTTGAGTGA
- a CDS encoding radical SAM protein produces MQETLRVVALEATRQCNLNCPHCFTNAGKAVSDELSTKEWHGIIDQIAGFKPKIIGWSGGEPLLRPDFLDIFCYAYQKHGLEASLVSNGLTLTPENLTVLKNNGLLNVQISLDGSTHEVNSMIRGGTDEIFQRILKSFDYCREVGVPTVIGVMPHPSNIDDIPNIIKLAESYGIKYLRFCTFVPFGRGQHEAVKSQYFLSHQDFKRFLKMTGEYPHLNLMIDPVSGPLPPDFTFNCRNEDGCPAGKDILYITANGDVYPCTALWGDGFKVDSLRSRTLKDIYHSPALTKVGSHSKSKIKGACRACDNFSACGGACRGTAYSMTGDLSASLPYCYYREERRAGG; encoded by the coding sequence ACCAACGCCGGCAAAGCCGTTTCCGACGAGCTTTCGACCAAAGAATGGCATGGGATCATAGACCAGATAGCTGGATTCAAGCCGAAAATCATAGGGTGGTCCGGTGGGGAGCCTTTGTTGCGGCCGGATTTTCTGGATATCTTTTGCTATGCTTATCAAAAACACGGTCTGGAAGCGTCTCTGGTAAGTAACGGACTGACCCTTACCCCGGAGAACCTGACGGTTTTAAAGAATAACGGGCTGTTGAATGTTCAGATCAGCCTGGATGGTTCTACCCACGAGGTCAACTCCATGATCCGGGGCGGCACCGATGAAATATTTCAGAGGATCCTGAAATCATTCGATTATTGCCGGGAGGTAGGAGTACCGACGGTCATCGGAGTGATGCCACATCCCAGCAATATTGACGACATTCCTAACATAATAAAGCTGGCGGAAAGCTATGGCATAAAGTACCTGCGCTTTTGCACTTTCGTGCCTTTCGGCCGGGGCCAGCATGAGGCCGTTAAATCACAATACTTCCTTAGCCACCAGGATTTCAAGCGGTTCCTTAAGATGACCGGAGAATATCCTCACCTGAATCTGATGATCGATCCGGTCTCCGGGCCCTTGCCGCCAGATTTTACTTTCAACTGCCGTAACGAAGACGGATGCCCGGCCGGAAAAGACATACTATACATAACCGCCAATGGCGACGTGTACCCCTGTACCGCCTTGTGGGGGGATGGTTTTAAAGTTGACTCCCTGCGTTCAAGAACGCTTAAAGACATCTACCATTCGCCGGCCCTGACCAAGGTGGGCAGCCACTCAAAAAGCAAAATCAAGGGGGCCTGCCGGGCTTGCGATAATTTCTCGGCCTGCGGTGGAGCCTGCCGGGGAACGGCCTACAGCATGACCGGCGATCTTTCGGCCTCGCTGCCGTATTGCTACTACCGGGAGGAAAGAAGGGCCGGCGGGTAG
- a CDS encoding hydrogenase maturation protease — protein MIDLIEYLRSLNQNSLIIGVGNPLRGDDGFGPALIAGLNGKTGIKLLDAEEIPEAFLDQAVKMAPDKLLIADAVALGGLPGEAALMPPESLGQKIAISTHNLPLLMFIKFFREQSPNTEVMLLGVQPKGIEFGKELSPEIRKTIDSLVNIIVSK, from the coding sequence GTGATTGACCTGATAGAGTACCTGCGTTCCCTGAACCAAAACTCCCTGATCATAGGGGTGGGGAATCCGTTGCGGGGCGACGATGGATTCGGCCCGGCGCTGATAGCAGGACTTAACGGCAAGACCGGCATAAAACTCCTGGACGCCGAGGAAATCCCGGAAGCCTTTCTGGACCAGGCGGTGAAAATGGCCCCGGACAAACTGCTGATCGCCGACGCGGTGGCCCTGGGCGGCCTGCCGGGGGAAGCGGCCCTGATGCCGCCGGAATCGCTGGGGCAGAAGATAGCCATCTCCACCCACAACCTACCGCTGTTGATGTTCATAAAATTCTTCAGAGAGCAAAGCCCCAACACCGAGGTGATGCTGCTGGGGGTCCAGCCCAAGGGCATAGAGTTCGGAAAAGAGCTGAGCCCGGAGATAAGGAAGACCATAGACAGCCTGGTGAATATCATCGTGTCAAAATAA
- a CDS encoding polysaccharide deacetylase family protein has translation MQTLIVFMLSASLVWALLYLFWRFRFGPPANGSIPILAYHKVDTRLELGGTMISPRRFAGHLDYFKRNGYQSVTLSRAVELMRQGESGGKKYLCLTFDDAYAGLYQHAFPLLKEYGFTATVFVVTDYAGKMNDWDINWGGLKFGHLNWEQMREMQSCGIEFGSHGKTHRDLRSLSPEQLREELAGSRQVMEQNLGLPVTTLSYPFGLYNEAVKQAARDAGYLSACSLSPGKKNSDIDYYALRRCGVYVTDLLWDIKHKVDHDSAWFWLQDLWSRLVNWCAGGTALAKRVMKR, from the coding sequence ATGCAGACATTGATTGTATTTATGCTGTCGGCCTCTCTGGTCTGGGCTTTGCTCTATCTGTTCTGGCGGTTTCGCTTCGGCCCGCCGGCCAACGGTTCCATTCCCATCCTGGCCTATCACAAGGTGGATACCCGGCTGGAGTTGGGCGGAACCATGATCAGCCCAAGGCGTTTTGCCGGGCATCTGGATTATTTCAAGCGGAACGGCTACCAAAGCGTTACCCTGTCCCGGGCCGTGGAACTGATGCGGCAGGGTGAAAGCGGCGGAAAGAAATACCTCTGCCTGACCTTTGACGACGCCTACGCCGGTCTTTACCAGCACGCCTTTCCCCTGCTTAAGGAATACGGCTTCACCGCCACAGTCTTTGTGGTCACGGATTACGCGGGGAAAATGAATGACTGGGACATCAACTGGGGCGGATTGAAGTTCGGGCACCTAAACTGGGAACAGATGAGGGAGATGCAGTCCTGCGGGATCGAGTTCGGCTCCCACGGCAAAACCCACCGGGACCTGCGTTCATTAAGCCCGGAGCAGTTGCGGGAAGAGCTGGCGGGATCCCGCCAAGTGATGGAGCAGAACCTGGGCCTGCCGGTGACCACCCTGTCCTATCCCTTCGGTCTTTACAATGAAGCGGTAAAGCAGGCCGCCCGGGATGCCGGCTACCTCTCGGCCTGCAGTCTTTCGCCCGGGAAGAAGAACAGCGACATCGATTATTACGCCCTGCGCCGCTGCGGGGTCTATGTCACGGATCTACTGTGGGACATCAAGCACAAGGTGGACCACGATTCCGCCTGGTTCTGGCTGCAGGACCTGTGGAGCCGCCTGGTGAACTGGTGCGCCGGCGGCACGGCCCTGGCCAAGAGGGTCATGAAACGATAG
- a CDS encoding FAD/NAD(P)-binding protein encodes MNPNIYVPYIAEITDIKQETGDTRTYDVRIKNRDEAKLFVSRPGQFVEASVFGAGEAPFGLTTSPKEPGVMTFTVRACGKVTNALAELKKGDEIGIKGPLGNSFLDKIDSKGKDILVIGGGIWLPPLRSMIDHIFNNRSDYREFTILYGARTPADRVYKYQLSDWEKKTDLKLIQTVDVADKDWTGNVGVVTTLFPKLKLDIPNTVVYTCGPPIMIKFVIIELLKLGLPEKQIVSTLERYMKCGVGKCGHCCIGNKYVCTDGPVFDYTEIKGLAEEAF; translated from the coding sequence ATGAATCCCAATATCTATGTTCCTTATATAGCCGAGATCACCGACATCAAGCAGGAGACCGGCGACACCCGGACCTACGATGTCAGGATAAAGAACAGGGACGAGGCCAAGCTGTTCGTCTCCCGGCCCGGCCAGTTCGTGGAGGCCTCGGTGTTCGGGGCCGGCGAGGCCCCCTTTGGGCTGACCACATCGCCCAAAGAGCCGGGGGTGATGACCTTCACCGTGCGGGCCTGCGGCAAGGTGACCAACGCCCTGGCCGAATTGAAGAAGGGCGACGAGATAGGCATCAAAGGCCCCCTGGGCAACAGCTTTTTGGACAAGATAGATTCCAAGGGCAAGGACATCCTGGTGATCGGGGGCGGCATATGGCTTCCGCCGCTGCGCTCCATGATAGACCACATCTTCAATAATCGTTCAGATTACCGGGAGTTCACCATCCTCTACGGAGCCAGGACGCCGGCCGACCGGGTCTACAAATATCAGCTAAGCGACTGGGAAAAGAAGACCGACCTCAAGCTGATCCAGACGGTGGACGTTGCCGACAAGGACTGGACCGGCAACGTGGGGGTGGTCACCACTTTGTTCCCCAAGCTCAAGCTGGACATCCCCAACACCGTGGTCTACACCTGCGGCCCGCCCATCATGATCAAGTTCGTGATCATCGAACTGCTGAAGCTGGGCCTGCCGGAGAAGCAGATAGTGTCCACTTTGGAGCGCTACATGAAGTGCGGAGTGGGGAAATGCGGGCACTGCTGCATCGGGAACAAGTACGTCTGCACCGACGGGCCGGTGTTCGATTACACCGAGATCAAGGGGCTGGCAGAAGAGGCGTTCTAA
- a CDS encoding four helix bundle protein encodes MFIAKGSCGELRSHLIFAQERGYISPAQHTQAREMALGISTMVYNFIIYLQNTKVKGKRCQTSSTISKKATS; translated from the coding sequence TTGTTTATTGCAAAAGGTTCGTGCGGAGAATTGAGAAGCCACCTGATATTTGCTCAAGAACGCGGTTATATATCCCCGGCACAACATACGCAAGCCAGAGAAATGGCTTTAGGGATTTCCACGATGGTGTATAACTTCATCATATATTTACAAAACACTAAAGTTAAAGGCAAGAGGTGCCAAACCTCTTCAACAATTTCAAAAAAAGCAACATCTTAA
- a CDS encoding mechanosensitive ion channel family protein: MKDLIQQLPEWLRSGMAVKGLITLAIGFFAAKALAKMTEKAAAKRSEKHTAMMIGKVVYYAVIVLVLVAVLDIFDVKLTAILAAAGIMSVALGFAAQTSVANIVSGFFLLMDRPFEIDDVIDFDGQMGTVTSIDLLSTKLRTFDNLYVRIPNENLIKNKIVNLTRYKTRRLCLNFKLGPEADTALAKKIILDEARGYQHALPDPHPFIVVQGFGESGTSLDLFLWVKGEAYLQSLSDLNENIQRVLLGRGIRPAFPHREIISKN; this comes from the coding sequence ATGAAAGACCTTATCCAACAACTTCCCGAGTGGCTCAGGTCCGGCATGGCCGTCAAGGGCCTGATCACGCTGGCCATCGGTTTCTTCGCGGCCAAGGCCCTGGCCAAAATGACCGAGAAGGCCGCCGCCAAAAGATCGGAGAAGCACACCGCCATGATGATCGGCAAGGTGGTCTACTATGCGGTGATCGTGCTGGTGCTGGTGGCGGTGCTGGACATCTTTGACGTCAAGCTGACTGCCATCCTGGCGGCGGCCGGCATCATGTCGGTGGCTTTGGGCTTCGCCGCCCAGACCTCGGTGGCCAACATCGTCTCCGGCTTCTTCCTGCTGATGGACCGGCCCTTCGAGATCGACGACGTGATCGACTTCGACGGCCAGATGGGCACGGTCACCTCCATCGACCTGCTGTCCACCAAGCTGCGGACCTTCGACAATCTCTACGTCCGGATACCCAACGAGAACCTGATCAAAAACAAAATAGTGAACCTCACCCGCTACAAGACCCGGCGCCTCTGCCTGAACTTTAAGCTGGGCCCGGAAGCCGACACCGCCCTGGCCAAGAAAATAATCCTGGACGAGGCCCGCGGCTACCAGCACGCCCTGCCCGATCCCCACCCCTTCATAGTGGTGCAGGGTTTCGGGGAAAGCGGCACCAGCCTGGATCTTTTCCTGTGGGTCAAGGGCGAGGCTTATCTGCAAAGCCTTTCCGACCTGAATGAAAATATCCAGCGGGTGCTGCTGGGGCGCGGGATACGCCCAGCCTTTCCCCACCGGGAGATCATCAGTAAAAATTAA
- the lpxA gene encoding acyl-ACP--UDP-N-acetylglucosamine O-acyltransferase has translation MPNHIHPTAIIDPTARLGDNVTVGPFTIIGPECVIGDNCQIGDSVAIHKWTELGAGCKVWHGASIGSDTQDLKYRGAKTRVVIGDKTVVREFATITLSTIEGQVTKIGGNCLLMAYSHVAHECTVGDSVILANSATLAGHTIIEDFAIIGGLTPVHQFSRVGCHTIVGGASAVQKDVLPYSKAFGNPLKMYGLNTLGLSRRGFTQEQRDMMEKAYRIIFRSNLNTTQALTRIKEEMEMTSEIKHMVEFIEASERGITK, from the coding sequence ATGCCTAATCATATCCACCCCACCGCCATCATCGACCCCACCGCCCGCCTGGGCGACAACGTCACGGTCGGCCCCTTCACCATCATCGGCCCGGAGTGCGTCATCGGAGACAACTGCCAGATCGGCGACTCGGTGGCTATCCACAAATGGACCGAGCTGGGCGCCGGCTGCAAGGTCTGGCATGGGGCCTCAATAGGAAGCGACACCCAGGACCTGAAATACCGGGGAGCAAAGACCAGGGTGGTCATCGGCGACAAGACCGTGGTGCGGGAGTTCGCCACCATCACCCTTTCCACCATCGAGGGCCAGGTGACCAAGATCGGCGGCAACTGCCTGCTGATGGCCTACTCACATGTGGCCCACGAATGCACCGTTGGCGACAGCGTGATCCTGGCCAACTCGGCCACTTTGGCCGGGCATACCATAATAGAGGACTTCGCCATCATCGGCGGGCTGACCCCGGTCCACCAGTTCTCCCGGGTGGGCTGCCACACCATCGTGGGCGGGGCTTCGGCGGTCCAGAAGGACGTCCTGCCCTACTCCAAGGCCTTCGGCAATCCGCTGAAGATGTACGGCCTGAACACCCTGGGGCTGTCCCGGCGGGGCTTTACCCAGGAGCAACGTGACATGATGGAAAAGGCCTACCGCATCATCTTTCGTTCAAACCTGAACACCACCCAGGCCCTGACCCGGATAAAGGAAGAAATGGAGATGACCTCGGAGATCAAGCACATGGTGGAGTTCATAGAAGCCTCGGAACGGGGAATCACCAAATAA
- a CDS encoding helix-turn-helix transcriptional regulator, whose product MPEKELKLIGQRIKDIRKAAGLTQDALAEKAWMHSKYVGQIERGEINSTIETLIKIANALNMPLQELFYVSDNKGKELVVKRISDRLRMQKLKTLELLEKMVKALEK is encoded by the coding sequence ATGCCGGAAAAGGAACTAAAGCTTATCGGCCAGCGTATAAAGGATATTCGCAAAGCGGCAGGGTTAACCCAAGATGCCTTGGCCGAGAAAGCTTGGATGCATTCAAAATATGTAGGTCAGATCGAACGTGGTGAAATAAACAGCACGATCGAAACATTGATAAAAATAGCAAACGCGTTGAATATGCCTTTGCAAGAGCTCTTTTATGTTAGCGATAACAAAGGCAAGGAATTAGTGGTTAAGCGTATTTCTGATAGGCTAAGGATGCAAAAACTAAAAACGCTGGAGTTGTTGGAAAAAATGGTAAAAGCGTTAGAAAAATAA
- a CDS encoding metal ABC transporter permease, which translates to MMSFWQQMIGLLPFEWAKFAFMQNALLAALLASLLLGVLGTMVISRQMAFFSDAVGHAALTGVAIGALLGLGDPLWAMLVFSALLALSFSFLRQRTKASADTVIGLIMSFAVALGIVILSRRGGFSRYSQYLIGDILSVGPADIVKLMVLLAAVAGFWVFYFNQIMLLSLSPSLAKSRRINTGLAEAAFSVMTALVVTVAIQWVGLLVINALLILPAAAARNLAGNMRQYLWLSAGFGLAASLTGLVASYYWATASGATMVLAAMAIYLATLAFKRK; encoded by the coding sequence ATGATGAGTTTCTGGCAGCAAATGATAGGGCTGCTGCCCTTTGAATGGGCAAAATTCGCCTTCATGCAGAACGCCTTGCTGGCGGCCCTGCTGGCCTCGCTGCTTTTGGGGGTGCTGGGAACCATGGTCATCAGCCGCCAGATGGCCTTCTTCTCCGACGCCGTGGGGCACGCCGCCCTGACCGGGGTGGCCATCGGCGCGCTGCTGGGGCTGGGCGACCCGCTGTGGGCCATGCTGGTCTTCTCCGCCCTGCTGGCTCTGTCCTTCAGCTTTTTAAGGCAGCGCACCAAGGCCTCGGCCGACACCGTGATCGGGCTGATCATGTCCTTTGCCGTGGCCTTGGGCATAGTCATCCTTTCCCGGCGGGGCGGGTTCAGCCGCTACTCCCAGTACCTGATCGGGGACATCTTGAGCGTGGGCCCGGCCGATATCGTCAAACTTATGGTCCTGCTGGCGGCGGTGGCCGGGTTCTGGGTGTTCTATTTCAACCAGATAATGCTGCTGAGCCTAAGCCCCTCGCTGGCCAAAAGCCGCCGGATCAACACCGGACTGGCCGAGGCGGCCTTCTCGGTGATGACCGCCCTGGTGGTGACCGTGGCCATCCAGTGGGTGGGCCTGCTGGTGATCAACGCCCTGCTGATACTGCCGGCGGCGGCCGCCCGCAACCTGGCCGGAAACATGAGGCAGTACCTGTGGCTCTCGGCGGGCTTCGGCCTGGCGGCCTCGCTGACCGGGCTGGTCGCCTCGTACTACTGGGCCACCGCCTCCGGCGCCACCATGGTGCTGGCGGCCATGGCGATCTATCTGGCGACCCTGGCGTTCAAAAGGAAATAA
- a CDS encoding bifunctional UDP-3-O-[3-hydroxymyristoyl] N-acetylglucosamine deacetylase/3-hydroxyacyl-ACP dehydratase produces the protein MPKLQKTIVSEVRFSGVGVHTGNMTNLTFKPAPADTGIRFIRTDIPDCPEIPALIEYVVETARGTTLGRDFNGQMVKAHTVEHVLAAIASLEIDNIRVEMDNNEPPIGDGSSRPFLDILKQAGTVELDAPRHYFDLPKVVSVNDGSVQLVASPSNELRISFTIDFEHHILRSQYASFPISGETFDKELADARTFCLARDVEHLRAQGLIKGGSLQSAVVIGEKGIENKEPLRYPDEFVRHKILDLLGDLTLLGRPLRAHVISIKSGHRSNVKLVQELKKVYDEVERQKKGPVFDINAIAGMLPHRYPFLMVDRIIELEEGKRVVGLKNVTINEPFFQGHFPDHPVFPGVLIVEALAQTGAFMVLHSVENYHQKLLYFAAIDKVRFRKPVMPGDQLRFELTLASFKRGICKMEGRALVDGQVVCEAELTAAVVDRKLN, from the coding sequence ATGCCCAAACTGCAGAAAACAATAGTCAGCGAGGTCCGTTTTTCCGGGGTCGGGGTCCACACCGGAAACATGACCAACCTCACCTTTAAGCCGGCCCCGGCCGATACCGGGATCCGCTTCATCCGCACCGACATCCCGGACTGCCCGGAGATCCCGGCCCTGATCGAGTACGTGGTGGAGACCGCCCGGGGCACCACTTTGGGCAGGGACTTTAACGGCCAGATGGTGAAGGCCCACACCGTGGAGCACGTGCTGGCGGCCATCGCCTCGCTGGAGATAGACAACATCCGGGTGGAGATGGACAACAACGAGCCGCCCATCGGCGACGGCTCCTCCCGCCCCTTTTTGGACATCCTGAAACAGGCCGGCACGGTGGAGCTGGACGCCCCCCGGCATTACTTTGACCTGCCCAAGGTGGTCTCGGTCAACGACGGCAGCGTCCAGCTGGTGGCCAGCCCCAGCAACGAGCTGCGGATCAGCTTTACCATAGACTTTGAGCACCATATCCTGCGCAGCCAGTACGCCTCCTTCCCCATCAGCGGGGAGACCTTTGACAAGGAGCTGGCCGACGCCCGGACCTTCTGCCTGGCCCGGGACGTAGAACATTTGAGGGCCCAGGGCCTGATCAAGGGCGGCAGCCTGCAGTCGGCGGTGGTGATCGGGGAAAAGGGGATCGAGAACAAGGAGCCCCTGCGCTACCCCGACGAATTCGTGCGGCACAAGATCCTGGACCTGCTGGGCGACCTGACCCTGCTGGGCCGGCCGCTGCGGGCCCACGTCATCTCCATTAAATCCGGCCACCGCTCCAATGTGAAGCTGGTGCAGGAACTGAAGAAGGTTTACGACGAGGTGGAGCGCCAGAAGAAGGGCCCGGTGTTCGACATCAACGCCATCGCCGGGATGCTGCCCCACCGCTACCCCTTCCTGATGGTGGACCGGATAATCGAGCTGGAGGAAGGCAAACGGGTGGTGGGATTGAAGAACGTCACCATCAACGAGCCCTTCTTTCAGGGGCATTTCCCGGACCACCCGGTGTTCCCCGGGGTGCTTATAGTGGAGGCCCTGGCCCAGACCGGGGCGTTCATGGTGCTGCATTCGGTGGAGAACTACCACCAGAAACTGCTGTACTTTGCGGCCATAGACAAGGTGCGGTTCCGCAAGCCGGTGATGCCCGGCGACCAGCTGAGGTTCGAATTGACCCTGGCCTCTTTCAAGCGGGGCATCTGCAAGATGGAGGGCCGGGCCCTGGTGGACGGCCAGGTGGTCTGCGAGGCTGAGCTGACCGCGGCGGTGGTGGACCGAAAACTTAACTGA
- a CDS encoding four helix bundle protein — protein sequence MTVKRFEDLKIWQQAKELANLIYDLTGTNAFKGDRSLTDQTRRAAVSVMANIAEGF from the coding sequence ATGACGGTCAAGAGATTTGAGGATCTGAAAATCTGGCAACAGGCCAAAGAGTTAGCCAACTTAATTTACGATTTAACCGGAACCAATGCTTTTAAAGGCGACAGGAGCCTTACAGATCAAACCCGACGGGCGGCAGTTTCGGTAATGGCCAATATTGCCGAGGGATTTTAG
- a CDS encoding GNAT family N-acetyltransferase: protein MEILNIPTTRLTIRHLELSDLSDFHVYRSNPEVTKYQGFDVMTIEQAEEFIKNNSTKRFGKAGEWVQYGIENSETGKLIGDCAIKLDRHDTRIAEIGITISHLEQKKGYAKEVLHGILTFLFDTKEIHRVVETVDAENIASINLLKGTGFKQEGHFIENIFFKGKWGSEFQYAMLKRDWDERKP from the coding sequence ATGGAAATATTAAATATACCAACGACGCGACTTACCATCCGACATCTCGAATTATCAGATCTATCTGACTTTCATGTTTATCGTTCAAACCCGGAAGTTACAAAATATCAAGGTTTTGACGTGATGACAATTGAACAAGCCGAAGAGTTTATTAAAAATAACTCGACAAAACGTTTTGGCAAAGCGGGAGAATGGGTGCAGTATGGAATTGAAAACAGTGAAACCGGAAAACTTATTGGCGATTGTGCAATTAAACTTGACCGGCACGATACAAGGATTGCAGAGATTGGAATTACGATTTCACACCTTGAACAAAAAAAGGGGTATGCAAAAGAAGTTCTGCATGGCATTTTGACCTTTCTATTTGACACAAAAGAAATACACCGAGTAGTTGAAACCGTGGACGCTGAAAACATTGCTTCAATTAATTTACTAAAAGGCACCGGATTTAAACAAGAAGGACACTTCATTGAAAACATATTTTTTAAAGGAAAATGGGGAAGTGAATTCCAATACGCAATGTTGAAACGAGATTGGGACGAAAGAAAACCGTAA
- a CDS encoding metal ABC transporter ATP-binding protein encodes MVEITIQNTPSCGSCCTKLVRVGVKLGNNVVLEDINLHLHCGQLTAIVGPNGAGKSTLLRTILGEVPHAGHVHFLDFGKKRPDKPFIGYVPQRLEFDPSAPLTVADLFGAALLKRPAWMGLSRGQRNVVGEALDTAGAGHLFNRKLGQLSGGELQRVMLALALTPLPDLLLLDEPVSGVDMAGVDAFYEMVSHLRERYHLSIILVTHDLAAVAGFADRMIFLNKKMIAQGSPAQVLGHHLVQQIFGRLKPELKQAVPETPESIPHDCIACELEVKP; translated from the coding sequence ATGGTAGAAATAACTATACAAAATACCCCCTCCTGCGGCTCCTGTTGCACCAAGCTGGTGCGGGTGGGGGTCAAGCTGGGCAATAACGTGGTGCTGGAGGACATCAACCTGCACCTGCACTGCGGCCAGCTGACGGCCATCGTCGGCCCCAACGGAGCCGGCAAGAGCACTTTGCTCAGGACCATTCTGGGCGAGGTTCCCCATGCCGGGCACGTCCATTTCCTGGACTTCGGCAAAAAACGCCCCGACAAGCCCTTCATCGGCTACGTGCCCCAGCGGCTGGAGTTCGACCCCTCGGCCCCGCTGACGGTGGCCGACCTGTTCGGCGCGGCCCTGCTAAAGCGCCCGGCCTGGATGGGCCTTTCCCGCGGCCAGCGTAATGTTGTCGGGGAGGCGCTGGACACGGCCGGGGCCGGGCACCTGTTTAACCGCAAGCTGGGCCAGCTTTCGGGCGGCGAACTGCAGCGGGTGATGCTGGCTTTGGCCTTGACCCCGCTGCCCGATCTGCTGCTTTTAGACGAGCCGGTCTCCGGGGTGGACATGGCCGGGGTGGACGCCTTCTATGAAATGGTCTCGCATCTCCGGGAGCGCTACCATCTGTCCATCATCCTGGTCACCCACGACCTGGCGGCGGTGGCAGGGTTCGCCGACCGGATGATATTCCTGAACAAGAAGATGATCGCCCAGGGCTCGCCGGCCCAGGTGCTTGGCCATCATTTGGTCCAGCAGATCTTCGGGCGGCTGAAACCGGAGTTGAAGCAGGCGGTCCCGGAAACTCCCGAAAGTATTCCCCATGACTGCATCGCCTGCGAGCTGGAGGTGAAGCCATGA